The Gracilimonas sediminicola sequence GCCACGAGCGATGCGTAGCGTCGTAGTCCCATATTGCAGGGACGCTCTCCTTGAAAGGAGGTGATCCAGCCGCACCTTCCGGTACGGCTACCTTGTTACGACTTAGCGCCAGTTACCAGGCTTACCCTAGGCACTCCTTGCTGGAGCGACATCAGGTACTCCTGACTTCCATCGCTTGACGGGCGGTGTGTACAAGGCCCGGGAACGTATTCACCGCGTCATTGCTGATACGCGATTACTAGCGATTCCACCTTCATGGAGTCGAGTTGCAGACTCCAATCCGAACTGAGAATGGCTTTGTGGATTTGCTCCTGCTCGCGCAGTGGCTACCCATTGTACCATCCATTGTAGCACGTGTGCAGCCCTGGACGTAAGGGCCATGATGACTTGACGTCGTCCCCACCTTCCTCACTACTTGCGTAGGCAGTCTGGCTAGAGTCCCCACCATTACGTGCTGGTAACTAACCACAGGGGTTGCGCTCGTTGCGGGACTTAACCCAACACCTCACGGCACGAGCTGACGACAGCCATGCAGCACCTTCCATAGTGCCCCGAAGGGACCCTCCTTTTCGGGAGGTTGCACTGTGGATTTAGCCCAGGTAAGGTTCCTCGCGTTGCATCGAATTAAGCCACATGCTCCACCGCTTGTGCGGGCCCCCGTCAATTCCTTTGAGTTTCATCGTTGCCGACGTACTCCCCAGGTGGTATGCTTACTGCGTTAACTGCATCACTGGCCCCAAAGGGCCAACAACTAGCATACATCGTTTACAGCGTGGACTACCAGGGTATCTAATCCTGTTCGCTCCCCACGCTTTCGTGCCTCAGCGTCAGTTACAGTCCAGCCGGCCGCCTTCGCCACTGGTGTTCTTCGTAATATCTATGCATTTCACCGCTACACTACGAATTCCACCGACCTCTTCTGTACTCAAGAAACCCAGTATCCATGGCAATTTTACCGTTAAGCGGCAAGATTTCACCACAGACTTAGGCTCCCGCCTACGCACCCTTTACACCCAATGATTCCGGACAACGCTTGCACCCTCCGTATTACCGCGGCTGCTGGCACGGAGTTAGCCGGTGCTTATTCCAATGGTACCGTCACCCCAGGTCGAAACCCGGGCGTTCTTCCCATTAAAAAGCCGTTTACAACCCATAGGGCCGTCTTCCGGCACGCGGCGTGGCTGCGTCAGGCTTTCGCCCATTGCGCAAGATTCCTCACTGCTGCCTCCCGTAGGAGTCTGGGCCGTGTCTCAGTCCCAGTGTGGGGGATCATCCTCTCAGACCCCCTAGCTATCATCGCCTTGGTGAGCCGTTACCTCACCAACTAACTAATAGCACGCAGACCCCTCTATACCCGGCCGAAACCTTTAACAACTGTGGCCATGCGGCCCCGCTGCATTATGCGGTATTAGCATCCCTTTCGAAATGTTATCCCCCAGGTATAGGCAGGTTATCTACGCGTTACTCACCCGTCCGCCAGTCTCCAGTGACTGCAAGCAGTCACCTTCTCCTTCGACTTGCATGTGTTAAGCCCGCCGCCAGCGTTCGTCCTGAGCCAGGATCAAACTCTCCATTGTAAATAAAATATATATACTCTGTGAGCTGACCCTACGCTCTTGGTCATTATCAAATGCAAAAAATTTGCATCAAGAAATTGAACAAGCTCTCGCTCGCACAAACAATCTGATCTATACTTCAATATGTCTAAGAACAAGTGTTTCGCATTTCTAAAATCGTTCGCGAAACAGAAACCAAAGATAAGGGATATTATGCTTAGATGTCAACCCTATCTTTAAAATTTTCTCTTTTTTTTGACATCTTTTTGGGGAATTTTTCAATTTAAACTTCACCCCATAAAAAAGACCTTCATATGAATACAAAGGCCTCAATACTTTAATAAAGAAATTACTTTTTCTCTTCTTCGGAGCTCTCTTCAGAATCGGTATCTTCAGCTGATTCTACATCAGCAGAACTTTCTTCAGTTTCATTTGCTCCGGCTTCAACTTCTTCAGCTTTTACCTCTTCCTTCTTCTCTTCTTTTGCTTTTACAGACTCAGAAGATGTTGGGGTATTACTTTTACCAGCCCGGCGAGTTCTCTTCTTACCAGATGAAGCTGTTGAACTGCCTTCAGGTTTGATATCATTGTAATCTACCAACTCTATTACAGCGATTTCAGCACCGTCTCCTTTTCGGAAACCTGCTTTAATTACGCGAGTGTAGCCACCGGGACGATCCTTACATTTAGGACCTACCTCAGTGAACAGAGTGGTTACCGCTTCCTTGTTCTGAAGGGAAGAAAAAACCTGTCTTCTGTTATGATGAGTATCTTCTTTAGCCCTGGTAATTAAAGGCTCTACAAATCCACGTAGTTCTTTTGCCTTAGCAAGAGTGGTTGTAATTCTGTGCTCTTTGATCAACGCCATTGCAAGAGATTGCATGGTGTTTTTTCTGTGAGCAGAAGTCCTGCTTAATTTTCTACCTTTTACTCCGTGACGCATAATTTAATTCCTTTCTGCTTAGTCTAAATATTTAGATACGTCCATTCCAAATTCAAGATTCTTCTCTTCAATCACTTCTACTAATTCACTGAGTGATTTTTTACCGAAGTTTCTGAATTTAAGAAGATCCTGCTCATCTCGTGATACCAATTCTCCAATAGTATTGATATTCGCAGATTTGAGACAGTTGTATGCACGCACACTTAGGTTGAGATCTTCAATACTTGTTCTCAACAAATTAGCCACGCGTTGCTTCTCAGCATCAACCTCTTCCTCTTCCTGGGTGAATGGCTCTTCAATTTCTTCTGTGATAAATTTCTCAATATGCTCTTTAAGAATCTTACCTGCGATGGTAAGTGCTTCTTTAGCATTAACTGATCCGTCCGTTTCGATATCCATTACCAACTTTTCATAGTCGGTACGCTGGCCTACACGAACGTTTTCAACATTGTACTTAACTGACTTGATAGGTGTAAAGATGGCATCGATAGGAATTAGATTTACATCCTCATCTTCTACCGACATTTCTTCAGCCGGAACATATCCACGGCCACGACCTATTTTCAGTTCAATCTCCAACTCAGCATCATCTGCAAGATTTGCAATCACCAAGTCAGGATTTAGTACATCATATTCAGCAGTAGCATCATCAATGTCTTTGGCTGTTAATTCGCCCTGACCACTTTTAGAAATATGAATAACACCGGAGCTTTGCTCAACTTGCTTGAAGCGAACTTCTTTGAAGTTAAGTATGATCTCATATACATCTTCTTTAACTCCCTTGATGCTGGAATATTCATGATCAACACCGTTAATCTTAACGGCAGTAATCGCTATTCCCGGAAGTGATGAGAGCAGAACTCGTCGGAATGAGTTTCCAATCGTTACTCCGAATCCTCTTTCAAGTGGCTGAAGAACAAATGTACCAAAATTGTCATTGTCTTCAACAACGTCGAGAGGTTCAGGCATTTGAATGCTATAGTTGCTCATAATAGATCTTAAAATTTTTAAAATTACTTAGAGTAAAGCTCAACAATAAGCTGAACATTAATATTCTCAGGTATCTCTTCCATTGTAGGAACATAAAGCATCTTACCTGATCTTGACTTTGGATCTGTTTCAACCCATTTGTACTTGTTTCTTGAGGATCCGTCCAGTGCGTCTTCAATAATTTCGAGGTTTCTAGACTTTGGTCGAATAGAAACTACATCACCCGGACTCATCTGGTAAGATGGAATATTTACAACTCCACCATTAACCACTACATGCTTATGCGTCACCAACTGGCGAGCCTGACGTCTTGTTCTTGCAAAGCCCATTCGGAAAACGGTGTTATCCAATCGGCTTTCAAGTGCCTGAAGCAAGTTTTCACCAGCAACACCATCTTGAGCTGAAGCAGCTTTAAATAAGTTACGGAATTGCTTTTCCAGCAACCCATAGGTGTATTTTGCTTTCTGCTTCTCTTCAAGCTGGATGGCGTACTCAGACTTTCTGTTAAATCTGGAACGACCATGCTCACCCGGTCCGTATGGTTTACGCTCTAAAGCTTTACTTGGTCCAAAGATTGGTTCTTTGAATCGTCTGGCTTTCTTTTGTTTTGGTCCTCTATATCTTGCCATTATACAGTCTTCTTACTATTAAACTCTTCTTCGTTTTGGTGGCCGGCATCCATTGTGTGGAAGCGGTGTGCGGTCTTTGATGGAAGTAACTTCCAATCCGGAACTTGCCATTCCTCGAACCGCAGCTTCTCGACCTGAACCAGGTCCTTTTACAAATACTTCCACTTTGCGCAGACCCATTTCATGTGCGGTCTTAGCAGCTGTTTCAGCACTTAACTGAGCGGCATAAGGGGTATTTTTTCTGGAACCCTTAAACCCTTCTTTTCCGGCAGATGACCACGAAACTACGTTACCATCAGCGTCGGTTATGGTTACGATCACATTATTGAAAGTAGCTTTAACAAAAGCCATTCCGTTAGGATCGCTAAGTTGTTTTTTCTTTTTACGCTTTGCAGCTAAAGATGCTTTTGGTTTGTTTTTAGCCATGGGTTATCTCAATTTCAATATTATTTGGCAACCTTCTTCTTACCGGCAACCGTTTTCTTCTTACCTTTTCGAGTACGGGCGTTAGTTTGCGTACGCTGGCCCCTTACCGGCAGGCCCCGACGGTGACGAACACCCCGGTAGCTACCAATTTCAATAAGTCGACGAATATCGCCATTTACTTCGCTGCGAAGCGCACCTTCAACTTTGTACTCCTCGTCAATTAATGTACGAAGTGCACTTACTTGCTCATCTGTCCAATCCTGAACTTTGGCATCCTTATCGATGTCTAAACGTTCAAGAATTTCAGCTGCTTTAGAGCGGCCGATTCCATAAATGTAAGTAAGGCTGATTATGCCTCTTTTCTGTTTTGGTAAATCTATTCCAGCAATACGTGCCATATAAATACTCGGTTATTCTATTAGCCCTGACGCTGCTTATGGCGTGGGTTCTTCTTGTTAATCACGTAAAGACGGCCTTTACGTCGTACAATTTTGTCGTCTGAACTTCTTTTCTTAACTGATGAACGTGTCTTCATGACAACCTCTTTATTTGTATCTGTAAGTTATTCTTCCTTTAGATAAATCATAGGGCGACATTTCTACTGCCACTCTATCTCCCGGGAGAATTTTAATGTAATACATTCGCATTTTACCTGATACGTGAGCCAATATCTCATGCCCATTATCCAACTCAACGCGAAATTGTGCGTTAGGTAATGCTTCTATTATTTCTCCATCTTGTTTTATCGGCTCTTGTTTAGCCATAATACAATATGTTATTTTCGTTTTTATCCGAGAGCTCAGCAATATAATCAAAAGTACTGAGAATTTCAGCCTTGTCTTCACGAATTACAATGTCGTGTTCGTAATGAGCGGCTAAACTCCCGTCGGCTGTAACTACTGTCCAGCCATCGTTCAATGTTTTTGTTTTCCAAGAACCCATGGTAATCATCGGTTCCACAGCGAGTGTCATTCCTGACCGGAGTCGCTCGCCTTTACCTTTTTTCCCAAAGTTAGGTACGGATGGATCTTCATGCATTGCTTTTCCAATTCCGTGCCCTACTAATTCTCTGACTACTCCGTAGCCTTCATTTTCACAATGGGTTTGAATGGCATTTGCCAAGTCTCCCATCCTGTTTCCATGAATGGCTTGCTCAATACCTTTATAAAGAGATTCGAGTGTAGTTCTCAATAATTTCAAAGTTTCATCATCACATTCACCAACTGCGAATGTATAAGCATGATCACCGAAGTAACCATTTTTTTCAACACCGCAGTCAACGGAAACGATATCACCTTCTTTTAATTCCCTGTCACCAGGTATTCCGTGAACAACTTCTTCATTAATCGAAATACACAGTGTTGCCGGAAATTCGCTTCCTTTTGGGCCATACCCTTTAAAAGCAGGTCGCCCATTTTCCTTGGCGATGTATTCTTCAGCAATTCTGTCGAGCTTTCCTGTTGTAACGCCCGGCTCAATATGTTTTCCAACTTCAGCCAGTGTTCTTGAGACGATTAATGCACTTTCGCGCATCTTCTCAATTTCGGATTCACTCTTCAGGTAAATCATTTACGCTCTTCGTCGGCCTTTAATTCTACCTGTTTTCATAAAGCCATCGTAATGACGCATCATTAAGTGACTTTCAATTTGCTGGAGCGTATCCAAAGCAACCCCAACGATAATTAACAAACTGGTTCCTCCATAAAAGAGAGCAAAGCCAGGTGTAACTCCAAACAACCCTACTGCAATAGCGGGAAGTATAGCTACAAACGATAGAAACAAAGAACCCGGAAGGGTGATCTTAGTCAAAATATTGTCAATGAACTCAACGGTTTGCTTACCCGGACGAACGCCTGGAATAAAACCGCCTTGTCGTTTCATGGTATCAGCCATTTCCTTTGGATTGATGGCGATAGCGGTATAGAAAAATGTGAAGAACACACATACAAAAAAGAATACAATCGAGTAAGTGAGTCCTGTAAAATCAACCGACCACTGGGTCAAAAACTGTACAGTTTGGTTTTCCGGAAAGAAAGAACCAATAGTACTTGGAATAAACATGATAGACTGCGCAAAGATAATCGGCATAACACCGGCAGCATTTACCCGCAATGGTAAGTACTGGGTGGTACCACCGTACACTTTACGGCCAACTACTCGTTTCGCATACTGAACCGGAATTTTACGGGTTCCCTGAGTCAGCATTACAACAGCTGCGATTACCAATATCAGTGCAGCAACTTCAATAATTACCAGGATTGCATTGGCTTTGGTAGTAACTTCGTTGTAGAAGTTTGCCGGAAGTGCGGCAATAATACCGATCATGATAATCAGAGAAATACCGTTACCGATTCCTCTTTCACTAATTCTCTCTCCCAGCCACATTACGAATACCGTACCGGCCGTCAATACAATCATTGATGTAATCACAAAGAAAAACTCGTTTACAACAATGGCTTGTGGAGCTGTTGACATCAGGTTGATAGAAAAACCAATAGCCTGAACAAGGGTAATACCTACTGTACCATACCGGGTTAGTCGGGTGATTTTACGTCGACCTTCTTCTCCTTCGCGTTGCAGCTTCTGGAAATAAGGAACAACAGCACCCATCAACTGAATGATAATGGCAGCGGTGATGTAAGGCATAATTCCAAGAGCAAATACACCGGCTCTTGAAAAAGCCCCTCCCACAAATAGGTCAAATAAGCCTAACAAACTACTGGCGGCATTTCCACTGCTGCCAATAAGTTGGTTAGCATCAACACCGGGCAGGGTAATATAACTACCGACCCGATAGACCATTAAGATTCCAACCGTATATAGAATACGATTCTTAAGATCTTCAATTTTAAATATGTTGCGGAAGTTTTCTATCAGACTCATTCGCCGTCTACACTATAAGTTTTACACCAAAGTTAATGATCCACCAGCTGCTTCTACCTTTTCACTGGCAGACTTACTTGCGGCATGTACTTCAATTTCAATTTTATGTTCTAGTTCACCACGTCCGAGAAGTTTAACTTTTTCTCCTTCGCTAGCCAAACCGGAATTGATTAATTCTTCCAATGTAATCGTTTTGTTCAGCTTTCCGGCTTCAATAAACTCACTGATAGTGTGTACGTTAATTACACGAAATTCAGTGCGGTTTATGTTAGTGAAACCAAATTTAGGCAAACGTCGCTGAAGGGGCATTTGACCACCTTCGAACCAGGCACGTTGCTTGTGACCAGAACGAGATTTCTGTCCGTTATGTCCACGACCAGATTGCTCTCCACGTCCGGAACCTTGTCCACGTCCCACACGCTTGGTGTTTTTCTGATTTGGGATCGGTGCTTTTAAATTGCTTAAGTCCATCGTCAAATTCTTTAAATATTATCCTTCAAATACTTTGTTCAGAGAAATGTCTCTTCTCTGTGCAACTTCAACAGGATCAGTCAATTCTTTCAGAGCAGTAAAAGCTGCCTTCACCATATTATGGGGATTTGAAGAACCCTGAGATTTAGATAAAATATTGTGTACACCTGCAACGTCAAGCAGAGACTTAACGGCGCCACCTGCAATTACACCCGTACCTTCAGCGGCCGGACGTAACAACACTTTTCCGGCACCGGCTTTACCAACTATAGGATGGTAAATACTTTTCGTTTTGGTGAGAGGTACACGGATCAGGTTTTTCTTGGCATTATCAAAGCCTTTCTGGATAGCATCCGAAACTTCATTTGCTTTTCCAAGACCATGGCCACAAACACCATTACCGTCTCCAACTACTACAATTGCGTTGAAGCTGAAACGACGTCCACCTTTCACAACTTTGGCTACACGGTTAACGTGAACCAGTTTCTCTTCAAGGTTCAGGTTTGCAGCAGGTATAGATTGTTTTCTTCTTATTTTAGGCATTGTTTATCCCAATTCAATTAAAAGTCTAATCCACCATCGCGGGCGCCTTCAGCAGCAGCCTTCACGATGCCGTGATATTTATAACCGCTTCGGTCAAATACCACTTTATTAATTCCTTTGTCCTGAGCGAGTTTTGCAAGTTCAGATCCTGCTTCCTTTGCATTGTCAACACCGGTCTCAGCTTTTGAGGCTGCGAGTGTTACACCGTCAAGATCGTTAACCAATTGCAGGTAGGTGTACTTGTTACTTTTGAACACGCTCAATCTTGGACGCTCGGCTGTACCTTTTATGGTAGAACGGATACGTCTTCTGATCTTACTTCTTCGCTCTATTTTCTTTTGTTGTCTTTTATCCATTATTCAAACCTCTATTTAGCAGCTGATTTACCGGCCTTACGACGAACCTGCTCACCCAGATATCTGATTCCTTTACCTTTGTAAGGCTCAGGCTTTCTGAATGATCTGATTTTAGCAGAAATCTGACCTACCAATTCTTTGTCAACTCCGGAGATAACCAGGATGGGGTTTTTACCAGATTTGGTATCCACTTCCATATCAATTCCTTCCGGTGGTACAAAGAAAATCGGGTGAGAATAACCCAGGTTCAGCTCCAGTACGTCGCCATTCATAGCGGCACGGAAACCAACGCCAATGATTTCTAATTTTTTAGTGTAGCCTTCCGATACACCAACCACTGCATTATTCACCAGCGAACGAAACAGGCCATGGAGAGCGCGGTGCTCTTTCTGGTCAGTAGCTCTTTTAATCAGGAGCTCATTTTCATTCTTTTCAATCGTAATTTCCGGGTGAATTCGGAGTGTATTGGTTCCTTTTTCTCCTTTAAAAGTTGCGATGTTATCAGCGTTAATGCTGAACTCAACTTTATCAGAAATAGGTACCGGTAAATTTCCAATTCGAGACATAGTTCAAAAACTGTTTATTAATAAATGGTGCACAAAATCTCGCCGCCTACATTAAGCTTGCGAGCTTCTTTATCGGTCATTACACCTTTTGATGTTGAAAGAATCACAATACCCAGGCCGTTTTGAGCGCGTGGCACTTCATCGCCACCTTTATATACTCGTAAACCGGGCTTTGAAAGTCTTTTCATTTGTCGGATTACAGGGTGTCCGTATGAGTCATATTTCAGAAACAAACGGATAATACCTTGCTTACCGTCTTCAATATCAATGTATTTCGAGATATACCCTTTGTCGGCCAGGATTTTAGTCATGGCTCGCTTCAATTTAGAAGCGGGGATATCTACTCTGCGATGCCCGGCTTGTTGGGCATTCCTGATTCGTGTTAAATAATCTGCAATAGGATCAGTCATCGATTCCTTAGTTAAATTTACCAGCTTGCTTTTCTTACGCCAGGAATCTTACCTGCAAGGGCAAGTTCACGAAATTTGATCCGTGAGATTCCATATTTACCAACATAACCACGGCTTCTGCCCGTGATGCTGCATCGGTTGCGAACCCGGGTAGGGCTGGCATCGCGAGGCAGTTTTTGCAGGCCTTCATAGTCGCCTGCTTCTTTCAGCTTGCGGCGTTTTTCGGCGTACTTCTTTACAGTTTCTTTTCGTTTTTTATTGCGTGCTATCCAAGCTTTCTTAGCCATAATAGAATATCTCTTAGTTTCTCGTTTTAAATGGCATTCCAAAGTGCTTAAGCAGAGCATAAGCTTCTTCGTCTGTTTGAGCATCAGTAACAAAAGTAACGTCCATACCATGTACTTTTGAAACTTTATCGGTGTCTATTTCCGGGAAAATGGTATGCTCTTTGATACCGAGGGTATAGTTTCCACGGCCGTCAAAGCTTTTATCCGGAACTCCCTGGAAGTCACGTGTTCTTGGCAGAGCCAGGTTCACGAGGCGGTCCAGAAATTCGAACATAATGCGTTGGCGAAGGGTAACTTTACAGCCAATTGGCATCCCTTCACGAAGCTTAAAGTTCGAAATAGACTTTTTAGCTTTGGTTGTAACCGGCTGTTGTCCGGTTATCGCAGCTACGTTATCTACAACCGTATCCAAAACTTTTTTATCGGTTATAGCGTCACCTACGCCTACGTTAATTACGATTTTTTGAAGTTTGGGTATGGCCATTGGGTTTTCATACTCAAACTCTTCGCGCAACTTGTCGCGAATTTCATCTTTGTAAAGTGTATATAATCTTGCTTCAGCCATTGCTATCTATCTGCTTTATTTGTCCAGCATTTCGCCACTTGTTTTGGCGTAACGAACCCAGCGGCCATTGCCGTCTTCTTCAATTCGTTTACGTCCAACACGTGTGGGTTCGTCAGTAGTAGGGTCAATTACCATTACATTCGAAATGTGAATGGAACCCTCTTTCTTCAGACGTCCACCTTGTGGGTTGTCCTGGGTTGGCTTTTCATGATGGGTCTTCATATTGATTCCCTCTACGAGCACTCGCTCTTTTTTAGGGAATACCATCAATACACGGCCTCTTTTTCCTTTGTCGTTACCGGCGATTACTAAAACATCATCGCCTTTCTTAACGTGTAATTTCTTTTGTTTGTTGAACCTGCGTGGCATACTCTAATTCCTTTTTTAAAGTACTTCCGGTGCAAGCGACACGATTCTCATGAAGCTTTTTTCACGAAGCTCTCTGGCAACAGGGCCAAAAATACGTGTACCTACCGGTTCTTGATCTTTGTTAATGATAACCGCAGCATTTTCATCAAAACGGATGTAACTGCCATCCCTTCTGCGGTATTCTTTTCTTGTTCGTACAATAACGGCTTTTACAACGTCTCCTTTTTTGACGTTTCCACCTGGTATTGCTGTTTTCACAGATGCGGAGATCAAATCGCCTACTCGTGCATATCTGCGTCGGGAATCTCCCAGCACTTTAATACACATCAGCTTTCTGGCACCGCTGTTATCTGCTACGTTTAATGTCGTTTGAGTTTGAACCATCGCTAATTCCTAATGCTCTATTCGTTACTTAGCTTTTTCGACGATTTCTACCAATCGCCATGATTTACGCTTTGATAGTGGTCGTGTAGACATAATTTGCACGGTATCGCCTACATTGGCTTCGTTGTTTTCGTCGTGCGCCATATACTTCGTCGTTTTGGTAATATACTTTCCATAAATGGAATGTTTTACCTGACGATCTACTGCAACAGTGATACTTTTGTCCATGCTGTTGCTAACTACACGTCCTACTCGTTCTCGTCTTTGGGCTCTTTCTGTTTGTGCCATAGTTTAAATCCTTTGCTTATTCAGCACTACTTTTTTCATTAATAATGGTCTCCAATCTGGCAACCTCTCTTCGGTGATTTCGGAGTCGGGCCGGATTTTCAAGCTGTCCGGTTACTGACTTCGAAAAACGAAGGTTTTGTAGTACATCACGCTCATCTTTCAAGCGAGCTTGTAATTCAGTAAGTGTCAAATCTCTTAATTCGTGCGCTTTCATCTTATCCTCCCTGGTAGTCTCGTCGGACTACGAACTTGGTTTTGATAGGTAACTTATGCGCAGCACGTCGTAAAGCTTCTTTGGCGCGTTCTTCGTTTACACCGGCAATCTCAAAGAGAATACGTCCGGGTTTTACAACCGCTACCCAGTGATCCAAAGCACCTTTACCTTTACCCATACGGGTTTCAGCCGGTTTGCTTGTCATCGGACGATCCGGGAAAATACGGATGAACGTCTGCCCGTCACGTTGCAACGATCGTGCAATTGCGATACGGCAAGCTTCAATTTGGCGTGAAGTAATGAACTTCGGCTCAAGAGCTTTCAGTCCAAAATCACCAAAGTTAATAATGTGGCCACGTTGTGCGTTGCCTTTCAGCTTATCGCGATGAACACGGCGTCTCTGAACTCGTTTTGGTTCTAACATCGTTTCTTATTAACTGTTTTTATTAG is a genomic window containing:
- the rpsQ gene encoding 30S ribosomal protein S17, with translation MAQTERAQRRERVGRVVSNSMDKSITVAVDRQVKHSIYGKYITKTTKYMAHDENNEANVGDTVQIMSTRPLSKRKSWRLVEIVEKAK
- the rplE gene encoding 50S ribosomal protein L5; the protein is MAEARLYTLYKDEIRDKLREEFEYENPMAIPKLQKIVINVGVGDAITDKKVLDTVVDNVAAITGQQPVTTKAKKSISNFKLREGMPIGCKVTLRQRIMFEFLDRLVNLALPRTRDFQGVPDKSFDGRGNYTLGIKEHTIFPEIDTDKVSKVHGMDVTFVTDAQTDEEAYALLKHFGMPFKTRN
- the rpmC gene encoding 50S ribosomal protein L29 — its product is MKAHELRDLTLTELQARLKDERDVLQNLRFSKSVTGQLENPARLRNHRREVARLETIINEKSSAE
- the rplX gene encoding 50S ribosomal protein L24, coding for MPRRFNKQKKLHVKKGDDVLVIAGNDKGKRGRVLMVFPKKERVLVEGINMKTHHEKPTQDNPQGGRLKKEGSIHISNVMVIDPTTDEPTRVGRKRIEEDGNGRWVRYAKTSGEMLDK
- the rplN gene encoding 50S ribosomal protein L14; translation: MVQTQTTLNVADNSGARKLMCIKVLGDSRRRYARVGDLISASVKTAIPGGNVKKGDVVKAVIVRTRKEYRRRDGSYIRFDENAAVIINKDQEPVGTRIFGPVARELREKSFMRIVSLAPEVL
- the rplP gene encoding 50S ribosomal protein L16, with the protein product MLEPKRVQRRRVHRDKLKGNAQRGHIINFGDFGLKALEPKFITSRQIEACRIAIARSLQRDGQTFIRIFPDRPMTSKPAETRMGKGKGALDHWVAVVKPGRILFEIAGVNEERAKEALRRAAHKLPIKTKFVVRRDYQGG